In the genome of Streptomyces globosus, one region contains:
- a CDS encoding DUF1702 family protein, with product MPTLLGSLRRLLMAPTAIDVGFAARGFPIERSEATHRLEAIPQAVVCGFEWAVDDPGTPGPGRTDTDTELRIRLMDPDLRGFAYEGAAMALTVRDAMGPGRGGRTRGLLLGPARPHIFLAYIGVGFALARLPRPLWRKAVPDLAGVDYPQMSWLVVDGYGFDRAYFDTAAVVDRQKRLPPYPWEGDPEYFGRAVDQGIGRALWFIHGANAPAVAAAVGRFASERHADLWSGAGLAATFAGCCPPAGLEALRRAAGEHAGELAQGAVFAAKARARSGTVPEHTHTALTALAGLDIGKAVALADDCTADRAAGPGRPAYAQWRRNVRERLAEMAG from the coding sequence ATGCCGACCCTTCTCGGATCGCTCCGCAGGCTCCTGATGGCTCCGACCGCCATCGACGTGGGCTTCGCCGCCCGGGGGTTTCCGATCGAGCGCAGCGAGGCCACGCACCGGCTGGAGGCGATCCCCCAGGCGGTCGTGTGCGGTTTCGAATGGGCCGTCGACGACCCCGGGACACCGGGCCCCGGCCGCACGGACACGGACACCGAACTCCGGATCCGGCTGATGGATCCGGACCTGCGGGGCTTCGCCTACGAGGGGGCCGCCATGGCCCTCACCGTCCGGGACGCGATGGGACCCGGCCGCGGCGGGCGCACGCGCGGGCTGCTGCTGGGCCCCGCCCGCCCGCACATCTTCCTCGCCTACATCGGCGTGGGGTTCGCTCTCGCCCGGCTGCCCCGCCCGCTGTGGCGGAAGGCCGTGCCCGACCTGGCAGGCGTCGACTACCCGCAGATGAGCTGGCTGGTCGTCGACGGCTACGGCTTCGACCGGGCCTACTTCGACACCGCGGCCGTCGTCGACCGACAGAAGCGGCTGCCGCCCTACCCGTGGGAAGGCGACCCGGAGTACTTCGGGCGCGCCGTGGACCAGGGCATCGGCCGGGCCCTGTGGTTCATCCACGGCGCGAACGCGCCCGCCGTGGCCGCCGCCGTCGGCCGCTTCGCGAGCGAGCGGCACGCCGACCTGTGGAGCGGGGCCGGGCTCGCCGCGACCTTCGCCGGGTGCTGCCCCCCGGCAGGCCTGGAGGCGCTGCGGCGGGCGGCGGGCGAGCACGCCGGCGAGCTGGCCCAGGGCGCCGTCTTCGCCGCCAAGGCCCGCGCCCGGTCCGGCACCGTGCCCGAGCACACCCACACCGCGCTGACCGCCCTGGCCGGGCTCGACATCGGCAAGGCCGTGGCCCTCGCCGACGACTGCACCGCCGACCGGGCGGCCGGGCCGGGCCGGCCGGCGTACGCGCAGTGGCGTCGGAACGTACGCGAACGCCTGGCGGAAATGGCCGGTTGA
- a CDS encoding DUF1702 family protein, whose translation MSANLRALRRRILTPGISATSLDVRGFHKKSPAAQELLETVGRHFLEGYGHAVEVRTTAELEDRLERLPTRFRGFAYEGAAMGATVLDALPGSRGNRLAGLLAGRGRDHVYMAYVGIGWAMARLPRPLWPDLSRTDPLIRWLVLDGYGFHQAYFKTGKYVHGQYEDPRFAWSWGSPSYARRAVDQGIGRALWFVAGTEPDLAATLIEKFPEGRRADLFSGTGLAAAYACGAEEGELAQLARRAGPYLRQLQQGAAFAAEAREKAGLTVAATEVAVGALCGISPAEAAALCRATRPAGPAAPDGSGYEKWRQDIAAAFVSREEK comes from the coding sequence ATGTCGGCAAATCTGCGTGCGCTGCGGCGCCGTATTCTGACACCCGGTATTTCTGCGACAAGCCTCGATGTCCGAGGTTTCCACAAGAAGAGCCCGGCCGCGCAGGAGCTGCTGGAGACGGTGGGCCGGCACTTCCTGGAGGGCTACGGCCACGCCGTGGAAGTGCGCACCACCGCCGAACTGGAGGACCGCCTCGAACGGCTCCCCACCCGCTTCCGCGGATTCGCCTACGAGGGCGCTGCGATGGGCGCCACCGTGCTGGACGCACTCCCCGGCAGCCGGGGAAACCGGCTGGCGGGCCTGCTGGCCGGCCGCGGCCGCGACCACGTCTACATGGCCTACGTCGGCATCGGCTGGGCCATGGCCCGGCTGCCGCGCCCGCTGTGGCCCGACCTGAGCCGCACCGACCCGCTGATCCGCTGGCTCGTGCTGGACGGATACGGCTTCCACCAGGCGTACTTCAAGACCGGGAAGTACGTCCACGGCCAGTACGAGGATCCGCGGTTCGCCTGGTCCTGGGGCTCCCCGTCGTATGCCCGGCGCGCGGTCGACCAGGGCATCGGCCGGGCCCTGTGGTTCGTGGCGGGCACCGAGCCGGATCTCGCGGCCACTCTGATCGAGAAGTTCCCGGAGGGCCGCCGCGCCGACCTCTTCAGCGGCACCGGACTGGCCGCCGCTTACGCCTGCGGTGCCGAGGAGGGTGAGCTGGCCCAGTTGGCCCGGCGCGCCGGACCGTACCTGCGGCAGCTGCAGCAGGGCGCCGCGTTCGCCGCCGAGGCCCGCGAGAAGGCCGGCCTGACGGTCGCGGCGACCGAGGTCGCGGTGGGCGCGCTGTGCGGCATCAGCCCCGCCGAGGCCGCGGCGCTCTGCCGCGCCACCCGGCCCGCCGGCCCGGCCGCGCCGGACGGCTCCGGCTACGAGAAATGGCGACAGGACATCGCCGCCGCATTCGTCTCCCGAGAGGAGAAGTAG
- a CDS encoding CRTAC1 family protein: MAVSSRLRSQLPGIVALTAMVSVFYAVQLPTTSAAESSRMAEDYAFTPMSVAMPAGYRHQSIRQVNKAYKGIDAWISSVGAGIAMNDVDGDGLPNDLCITDPRIDQVVVTPTPGRNDTRYRAFALDPAPRPMTDTMAPMGCVPGDFNEDGRTDLLVYYWGRTPIIFQARADASGAGAPGAGAPALTATSFDPVELVSGVGKETYTGPQWHTNAATVGDFDGDGHDDVLIGNYFPDSPVLDPTKDGGVEMNHSLSHATNGGEDFIFRGTGKGFEEARDALPKSVRNGWTLAASAADLDGDLLPEVYMAHDFGTSKLLYNKSRPGRIEFAVVDGRRDALTPRSKQLGRSSFKGMGVDFSDLDGDGLYDMFVSNITTSFGIQESNFHFTNEVKDREALRDEFRKGVAPYADRSAPLGTAWSGWGWDVKSGDFDNDGDLEIVQATGFVKGKTNRWPQLQELATANDALTSNPFFWPNVNEGDDIGGDQRLRFFAKGGDGRYTNLGEQLGIGAPVPTRGIATGDADGDGRLDLAVARQWDQPVFYSNQSPSGHSSLALKLVHPDGAPVVDAQVEVVLPDGTRRISRVDGGGGHSGKRSHEVHIGLGEHGAQPLDVRLSWRDRAGDPQKGSLRLAGGRHTVQLGTEAKEK; encoded by the coding sequence ATGGCAGTGAGCTCCCGGCTGCGCAGCCAACTCCCCGGAATTGTCGCGCTCACCGCCATGGTGAGTGTCTTCTACGCGGTTCAATTGCCGACCACATCGGCGGCGGAATCCTCCCGCATGGCCGAGGACTACGCGTTCACCCCCATGTCCGTCGCCATGCCCGCGGGATATCGCCACCAGTCCATCCGCCAAGTGAACAAGGCGTACAAGGGCATCGACGCGTGGATTTCCTCCGTCGGCGCGGGCATCGCCATGAACGACGTCGACGGCGACGGACTGCCCAACGACCTGTGCATCACCGACCCGCGGATCGACCAGGTGGTCGTCACCCCGACCCCGGGCCGGAACGACACCCGCTACCGGGCGTTCGCCCTCGACCCCGCGCCCCGGCCCATGACCGACACCATGGCCCCGATGGGCTGCGTCCCCGGTGACTTCAACGAGGACGGCCGGACCGACCTGCTCGTCTACTACTGGGGCCGGACCCCGATCATCTTCCAGGCAAGGGCGGACGCGTCCGGGGCCGGCGCACCCGGCGCGGGCGCCCCGGCGCTCACCGCGACCTCCTTCGACCCGGTGGAGCTGGTCTCCGGAGTGGGCAAGGAGACCTACACCGGCCCGCAGTGGCACACCAACGCCGCCACCGTCGGCGACTTCGACGGCGACGGCCACGACGACGTCCTGATCGGCAACTACTTCCCCGACAGCCCGGTCCTCGACCCGACCAAGGACGGCGGAGTGGAGATGAACCACTCCCTGTCGCACGCGACCAACGGCGGCGAGGACTTCATCTTCCGCGGCACCGGAAAGGGCTTCGAGGAGGCCCGCGACGCGCTCCCGAAGAGCGTCCGCAACGGCTGGACCCTGGCCGCATCCGCCGCCGACCTCGACGGCGACCTGCTGCCCGAGGTGTACATGGCACACGACTTCGGCACCTCCAAGCTGCTCTACAACAAGTCCCGTCCCGGCCGGATCGAGTTCGCGGTGGTCGACGGCCGGCGGGACGCCCTCACCCCCCGGTCCAAGCAGCTGGGCCGCAGCTCCTTCAAGGGCATGGGCGTCGACTTCAGCGACCTCGACGGTGACGGGCTGTACGACATGTTCGTCAGCAACATCACCACGTCGTTCGGCATCCAGGAGTCCAACTTCCACTTCACCAACGAGGTGAAGGACCGCGAGGCCCTGCGCGACGAGTTCAGGAAGGGAGTCGCCCCCTACGCCGACCGCAGCGCCCCGCTGGGGACCGCCTGGTCCGGCTGGGGCTGGGACGTCAAGAGCGGCGACTTCGACAACGACGGCGACCTGGAGATCGTCCAGGCCACCGGATTCGTCAAGGGCAAGACCAACCGCTGGCCCCAGCTCCAGGAGCTGGCCACCGCCAACGACGCGCTGACCTCCAACCCGTTCTTCTGGCCCAACGTCAACGAGGGCGACGACATCGGCGGCGACCAGCGGCTCCGCTTCTTCGCCAAGGGCGGCGACGGCCGCTACACCAACCTCGGGGAGCAGCTCGGAATCGGCGCGCCCGTCCCCACCCGCGGCATCGCCACCGGCGACGCCGACGGCGACGGCCGGCTCGACCTCGCGGTCGCCCGCCAGTGGGACCAGCCCGTCTTCTACAGCAACCAGAGCCCCAGTGGACACAGCAGTCTCGCCCTCAAGCTCGTCCACCCTGACGGCGCCCCGGTCGTCGACGCCCAGGTCGAGGTGGTCCTGCCCGACGGCACCCGGCGGATCTCCCGGGTCGACGGCGGCGGCGGGCACTCCGGCAAGCGCAGCCACGAGGTGCACATCGGCCTCGGCGAGCACGGCGCGCAGCCGCTCGACGTCCGGCTGAGCTGGCGCGACCGGGCCGGCGACCCGCAGAAGGGGTCGCTGCGGCTGGCCGGCGGCCGGCACACCGTCCAGCTCGGAACCGAGGCGAAGGAGAAGTGA
- a CDS encoding enediyne biosynthesis protein has protein sequence MSEKSGQLPATAAPRHDPKVVTALRRFAISISVFNLLGYTVLGFEQPWTWPLIALATAYTTEIVLEVIAAKAERRSPRFLGGGFRGLLEFLYPAHITGLALNMLTYVNDRVWVMVFGVVVAVGTKWVLRAPVRGRLRHYMNPSNFGIAVILLLFPWASIAPPYHFTEYVETPIDWLIPAIIITAGTLLNSKLTGRMWLIAAWVIGFALQAVIRGLVLGTSIPGGLAMMTGVAFVLFTNYMITDPGTTPSKPWAQVAFGGGVAAVYGILTALHIAYGIFFATALVCLVRGLYHWAVHLAGRQAAAARAAETAAPPAGSAGSAGSAAPAAAAAGDEAGEPAAAGADAADTQPAVAVR, from the coding sequence ATGTCCGAGAAGTCAGGGCAGTTGCCCGCCACAGCAGCACCACGCCACGACCCCAAGGTCGTCACCGCCCTGCGCCGCTTCGCCATCTCCATCAGTGTCTTCAACCTCCTCGGCTACACCGTGCTCGGCTTCGAACAGCCGTGGACCTGGCCGCTGATCGCGCTCGCCACCGCCTACACGACCGAGATCGTGCTGGAGGTCATCGCGGCCAAGGCCGAGCGCCGCAGCCCCCGCTTCCTGGGCGGCGGCTTCCGGGGCCTGCTGGAGTTCCTCTACCCGGCGCACATCACCGGCCTCGCGCTCAACATGCTCACCTACGTCAACGACCGCGTCTGGGTGATGGTCTTCGGCGTCGTCGTGGCCGTCGGCACCAAGTGGGTGCTGCGCGCGCCCGTCCGGGGCCGGCTCCGGCACTACATGAACCCGTCGAACTTCGGCATCGCCGTCATCCTGCTGCTCTTCCCCTGGGCCAGCATCGCGCCCCCGTACCACTTCACCGAGTACGTCGAGACGCCCATCGACTGGCTCATCCCGGCCATCATCATCACCGCCGGCACACTGCTGAACTCCAAGCTCACCGGCCGGATGTGGCTGATCGCCGCCTGGGTCATCGGCTTCGCCCTGCAGGCGGTCATCCGCGGACTCGTCCTCGGCACGTCCATCCCCGGCGGCCTCGCCATGATGACCGGCGTGGCGTTCGTGCTCTTCACCAACTACATGATCACCGACCCGGGCACCACTCCCTCGAAGCCGTGGGCACAGGTCGCCTTCGGCGGCGGTGTGGCCGCCGTGTACGGCATCCTGACCGCGCTGCACATCGCGTACGGCATCTTCTTCGCCACCGCGCTCGTCTGCCTGGTCCGCGGCCTCTACCACTGGGCAGTCCACCTGGCCGGGAGGCAGGCCGCCGCCGCCCGCGCGGCCGAGACAGCGGCCCCGCCCGCCGGGTCCGCCGGGTCCGCCGGGTCCGCCGCGCCTGCCGCAGCCGCGGCGGGCGACGAGGCCGGGGAGCCCGCCGCGGCGGGCGCGGACGCCGCCGACACCCAGCCGGCGGTGGCAGTCCGATGA